Genomic segment of Aliarcobacter trophiarum LMG 25534:
AAGCTGATATAGAAAATATTATAAATAGAATTAAAGAAAAAGATGGTTATTCTCAGGAAAGTCTTACTTGTGATAATCACTCTTTAGAATTAAAAAAATATTTTAAAGCGATTAAACTATTTTTATATTTAGTTCTTGCAATATGTTCAATTTTGGGGGCTATAGGTCCAGGCAAAGATTTTATAGTAGATTATTTGAAAAATAAAAAAGTTAAAGAAGCTGTAATTAATTTAAATAAAGTTGCTGAAAATATGTATTTTTATGAAAATGCTCCAATTGTTGCTTTAAATACTATTGAGAAATCTTTATATCTTGATAATGAAAATATAGATACTATTTATTTAAAAACATTTATAGAAAGTATGTTAAGTGTTGAACAAATAAAGAATTTAGATAGACCATATAATGAAAAAGAGTTGATAGATGCTCAAACTGCATTTTCCAATGCTGATTTTATTTTAAAATCAAAAGAAGATGAATATTTTGGAAAAGCTTATTTAATCAAGGCTCAAACTTATTTTGCATTAAATGAAAATAATAAAGCTCTAGAAGAGATAGAAAAAGCTATTAAAATTGAAGAAGAAAATAATTTTTCTAAAGAAGATGAAATCTTTTATAAAATTAGAAAAGCAACTATTTTAATTGAATCAGAAAAATACGATGATGCAGAAGAATTATTAAATCAATTAGAAAAAACACCAAATGATAATAAAAATATTAAAAATATATATTTATGGTTAGGTATTAATAGTAATGAAAAAGCTTTAAGAGCTAAAAATATAGAAGATAAAATTAAATTTAATCAAGAAGCTAAAAATTATTTTGAGAAATCAATTCAGAATGATGAAAAATTTCATATTGCAATGATGAATTTAGGAAATATTTATGCCTATTCTAATGATGGAGACAATTCCAATAATGTTGACGATTTTAAAAAAGCTGAAGAGCAATATAAAAAGATTTTATCAATAAGACCTAATCAAAAAGAAACATACTATTATTTAGGTAAATTATATGGTTCAATAGATAATTATGAAAAAGCAGAATTATATTTTAAAAAGGCATTAGAGCAAGATGAAAATTACTTTTCTGCAAATTTATGGTTAGGAAAAGCTTATTTTGAAATGGAAAATTATCAAGAGGCATTAAATTATTTGAATAAAGCATTAGCCTTAAAGCCAAATTCAGAAGCTTATTTTATGATAGGCGAAATTCATCAAAAATCAAAAAATTATCAAGAAGCAATAAAAAATTATTTAGAAGTAGAAGTATCTTTAATATCAAGTGAAACAGATAATTCTTATTATAAATTTAGATCATTTTTGAATAGAGCGGATATAAGTATAGAATTAAAAGATTTTGAAAATGCGAAATCTTTTTTAGAAGATGCATATAATAGTAATGAATCTCTAGATTCAAATTATTATAAAATTTATTTTAAATACTATAAAGCTACTAATAATTATAATATGGCTTTAGATTCAATAAATAAAGCAGTATTAGTCGCAAATAAACAAAAAGATTCTTTAATATTAGATAAAGCAATGTATCTATTTGAAAATAATAAAAATAATGAGGCTTTAGAAGAAATTAAAATACTTAAAAATAGTAAGATTGAGAAAAAAGGTTTATTTGAAAAAATTCTTAAATTTGAGTATAAATTATATAGAAATTTAAATAATGGTGAAATGCAAAATAAGATTTTACAAGAAATTAAAAAATATGATCCGAATTTTATTTGATAAATATCTTTATTCTATTAAATATAATTTATAAAAATCATATAGGAATAAAATGAATAAAAACTTTATCACAAATAAAATATTAGGAGATTTAGCAGAATCAATATGTCATTCACATTTTAGTGCATTGGGATATGATGTTGAATATACTGGTATTGAGAAATTTGCTCAAAGATTTTCTAAACACTTAAATCAAAGTTCTAAAAAAAGTGATTCTTCCTCAGAATTATATGATTCTATTCGTTCTTATCCTGATTTATTGATTTCAAGGATTTATGATTCTAAAGGAATAAAAAAACTTGAAAGTTATATGGTAGAAGTAAAATATAAAAATGAAGTTAAAGATTTTAAAGAATTAGAAAATGAACTTCTTTGGCAATATAGAGATGTAATTTGGGATAAAGAAATTTTGTATGTTTTAAACTTTGATGAGAATGAAAAATTATCTTGGAAAAAGAAAAAACCTAATATTATACTTTTAGAAAAAATAAATAAATTTAAAGACAAAGTAAAATACATAAAAAATCCTTTGCTTTTTTACATAGTAGTAAAAAATCCACCACAAGATAAGACTCATATTTATTTAAATTATGCTACTTATCCAGCTTGGTGGAATATTGGAGATGATAGATTTTCAAAATATACACATTACTTAAGTGAAAATGGGAATATGAATGAAGTTTATGAAAAAAGTATTTACCCAGCATTAAAAGCTATATTTGAGAAATAAAGTAGGATGTTTTTATAATAAATGGTGGAGATGTGATTTCCTAAAAATGGAATTATTCTCTACTATGCTCTAAATATCGAATCTTTATCTCTTTTTTCTTTGGTGGGCTACAACAGTGAGCCACTAAAGGTGAAAAGTTGAACTATTTACAAAGAAGAAATGGAGTTTACTATTTTAAAAAAAGGGTAGATTCTAAACTGTCAAAAACTAGAAATCATTTTATTAGAAAATCATTATCTACGAAGTGCTACAATACAGCGAAGAAGTTGGCAAGTTTACTCAATTATTGGGTAAATGTATATTTTGAATCAGGGGTTATTATGACAAGTGAAAAGATGGATGAAATATTATATAACTATTTTCAAAATGCTATGGAAGAAAATAGTATCTATGAAGATTTAAGACACGAAAAAAACACAATAGAAAAAGATGGAGAAGTTTATGAAGGCAGCACAAAAAAAGCTTTACTTTATCAACTAAAACAACATAATAAGTTAGATAAAAAAAGAGAACTAACAGAAGTTAAAAAATATGTTGAAAATGAAATAATCCCAATTTCAATGATTGAAAAAAATGAACTTGAAGAATTGAGAGAAATGAAAGAGTTTTATTGGAAAATCTTTAAATATTATGGAGAAATATTAAAAACTGATTTAGAAAGATTTGAGGGATATAGTGTTGAAGATTCAATTAAAAAACATAAAAAAGAGAAAGTAAAACATATATATCTAAATAGTGAAAATGAAGATGAAGATATTGAAGAAGATGTATTTGAAGTTATGGTTAATAAATATCTTTCACATACAAAAACAAAAAGGAAATTATCAACAGCTACTCTTGATGATTATAGCCCTAGTTATTATCTAGTAAATGAAGTATTCCAAAATAAAAAACTAAGTAAACTTACTACAAAAGATTTAGAATATTTAGAAGATATTATTTCAAATATGCCAACAAATAGAAATAAAATCAAAATAACAAGAGATTTGAATATTCATCAACAAGTAGAATTTATGAAAAATATTCTTGAAGATAGAAAAAATAAAATTTTTATGAAAGAGTA
This window contains:
- a CDS encoding DUF6538 domain-containing protein — its product is MNYLQRRNGVYYFKKRVDSKLSKTRNHFIRKSLSTKCYNTAKKLASLLNYWVNVYFESGVIMTSEKMDEILYNYFQNAMEENSIYEDLRHEKNTIEKDGEVYEGSTKKALLYQLKQHNKLDKKRELTEVKKYVENEIIPISMIEKNELEELREMKEFYWKIFKYYGEILKTDLERFEGYSVEDSIKKHKKEKVKHIYLNSENEDEDIEEDVFEVMVNKYLSHTKTKRKLSTATLDDYSPSYYLVNEVFQNKKLSKLTTKDLEYLEDIISNMPTNRNKIKITRDLNIHQQVEFMKNILEDRKNKIFMKEYEKINVISERTQNKHFEQITGFIDFCSKKYGFKTPLNGIVLQRYRIKSDSSTERLLLNDDELRTVFNEFDYLNKKLLFTLKNDPLKVYGIFLTMFLGMRPIEAGQLMVNDLKETKDSKGNTIYYLKVSKENSSGDEELDGVKKEKTDNTKRKLPLTEIFIKDLKFLEFVNKRKKEKQKFIFVDMLKDKDIKKEINNTVRRCEDTFNSKLKKLELENLDRKSFYSLRHSFANKIKHIPKALQDKRGESLMGHTGATDSELFNRYGNRYFEPDFLYEILVEVKYDDFDFSNIKKEVEKLF
- a CDS encoding tetratricopeptide repeat protein — its product is MWNAIKNFWNNHELYTPVTEMTKADIENIINRIKEKDGYSQESLTCDNHSLELKKYFKAIKLFLYLVLAICSILGAIGPGKDFIVDYLKNKKVKEAVINLNKVAENMYFYENAPIVALNTIEKSLYLDNENIDTIYLKTFIESMLSVEQIKNLDRPYNEKELIDAQTAFSNADFILKSKEDEYFGKAYLIKAQTYFALNENNKALEEIEKAIKIEEENNFSKEDEIFYKIRKATILIESEKYDDAEELLNQLEKTPNDNKNIKNIYLWLGINSNEKALRAKNIEDKIKFNQEAKNYFEKSIQNDEKFHIAMMNLGNIYAYSNDGDNSNNVDDFKKAEEQYKKILSIRPNQKETYYYLGKLYGSIDNYEKAELYFKKALEQDENYFSANLWLGKAYFEMENYQEALNYLNKALALKPNSEAYFMIGEIHQKSKNYQEAIKNYLEVEVSLISSETDNSYYKFRSFLNRADISIELKDFENAKSFLEDAYNSNESLDSNYYKIYFKYYKATNNYNMALDSINKAVLVANKQKDSLILDKAMYLFENNKNNEALEEIKILKNSKIEKKGLFEKILKFEYKLYRNLNNGEMQNKILQEIKKYDPNFI